One window of Chryseobacterium indologenes genomic DNA carries:
- a CDS encoding winged helix-turn-helix transcriptional regulator encodes MSQKNLTNETSTEGREICPVQKLLKSLSGKLKPEILSLAFKSTLRFSSLLREIEGSNKQSLSIALRELEEMNVLERVVVRQKPLHVEYNLTAKGKALIPIFQQLEALV; translated from the coding sequence ATGAGTCAAAAAAATCTGACTAATGAAACCTCAACTGAGGGCAGAGAAATATGCCCTGTTCAGAAACTTTTAAAATCCCTTTCAGGGAAATTAAAACCGGAAATATTGAGTTTGGCATTTAAGTCAACTTTACGTTTTAGCAGTTTACTGCGCGAGATTGAAGGATCGAATAAACAATCACTATCCATTGCATTAAGAGAACTGGAAGAAATGAATGTATTGGAAAGAGTGGTCGTCAGGCAGAAACCTTTACACGTAGAATATAATCTTACTGCAAAAGGAAAAGCATTGATCCCCATTTTTCAGCAATTAGAAGCTTTGGTATAA
- a CDS encoding phosphatidylinositol-specific phospholipase C domain-containing protein: MKKYIYGAAFCMTALLQAQDKCQNVRINQLQIVGTHNSYAQPADPKVLDLVTPIINGMMQKYSSMMSEEQKAKFKEYHPYGMDLKEGLNYNHPDFTEQLNANLRGLEIDVYYDPEGSRFSHPATYEILKAKGVTDLASFNTKGLDQPGFKVLHMADIDFRTHYPTLKDALTALKTWSDQHPDHTPVFMMIEAKDSGFPILENSTKVLPFDKKAYDDLDGEIVKYLGKDKIITPKEVQGKYQTLKEAVTHNNWPKLNDSKGKFIFMLLPGSAGTLSSKNNPYLIDGSLKERVMFLNSEPDDSFAGFILRDNAIVRQKEIQDLVKQGFIVRTRSDIETYEAKTNDFTRSKAAFSSGAQVISTDFFRSGNTYGTSYFVQPPKGKDYLNNPLNSSCK, encoded by the coding sequence ATGAAAAAGTATATTTATGGAGCTGCATTTTGTATGACAGCCCTGCTGCAGGCACAGGATAAATGCCAGAATGTAAGAATCAATCAACTGCAGATTGTAGGAACTCATAATTCATACGCCCAGCCGGCAGATCCTAAAGTATTGGATCTGGTAACTCCCATCATCAACGGAATGATGCAGAAATACAGCAGTATGATGTCTGAAGAGCAAAAAGCCAAATTTAAAGAGTACCACCCTTATGGAATGGACCTGAAAGAAGGACTGAATTATAATCACCCTGATTTCACAGAACAGCTCAACGCCAATCTGAGAGGCCTGGAAATAGATGTATACTATGATCCGGAAGGAAGCAGATTCAGCCATCCTGCCACGTATGAGATATTAAAAGCAAAGGGAGTAACAGATCTGGCTTCTTTCAATACAAAAGGTCTGGATCAGCCTGGCTTCAAAGTACTGCATATGGCAGATATCGATTTCAGAACTCACTATCCCACTTTGAAAGATGCACTTACCGCTCTTAAAACCTGGTCTGATCAACATCCTGATCACACTCCGGTCTTCATGATGATCGAAGCCAAAGATTCCGGTTTCCCGATTCTTGAAAACAGTACAAAAGTCCTTCCTTTCGATAAAAAAGCTTATGATGATCTGGATGGAGAAATTGTAAAATACCTTGGGAAAGACAAAATCATCACACCAAAAGAAGTTCAGGGTAAATACCAAACACTCAAAGAAGCTGTAACTCATAATAACTGGCCTAAACTGAACGACAGCAAAGGAAAATTTATTTTTATGCTGCTTCCCGGAAGTGCTGGAACTTTATCTTCAAAAAACAATCCTTACCTCATAGACGGTTCATTAAAAGAAAGAGTGATGTTCCTGAACAGTGAGCCTGATGATTCTTTCGCAGGGTTTATACTACGGGATAACGCCATTGTAAGACAGAAAGAGATACAGGATCTGGTAAAACAGGGTTTTATAGTCAGAACCAGATCAGATATTGAAACCTATGAAGCCAAAACCAACGATTTCACTCGATCTAAGGCAGCTTTCAGCAGTGGTGCACAAGTAATCTCTACGGATTTTTTCCGCTCAGGAAATACTTATGGAACGTCTTATTTTGTACAACCTCCGAAGGGGAAAGATTATCTTAACAATCCTTTAAATTCTTCATGCAAATAA
- a CDS encoding TonB-dependent receptor — MSRERLFLTKAAFFLLGPLAFAQTTVHGTVVDSQGNLPNALVYIENSAQKVTSDTDGSFVLNNVYDGSYKLVVEYKGYDNVYIPFTITDKKELDLGLIKFGAKFKENNLQEVVVTSVYKASQARAITMKKNSNTITEVLSADAIGKLPDRNAADAVQRMQGVSIERDMGEGRFVAVRGTPIQWTASTLNGNRMPSASGDNANRGIQMDIFPSELIQNVRLSKALTPDLDGDAIGGNVDFITKTSPNRETLAISMATGYVNMSKSPTYNTSIVYGNKITDKLKFITSAVIWERSTAIDQMRNIYNYGLKDKTASYSINQLQLRDYLANRRTLGFNLGLDYEIDSRNKLYAKALYSQYKDGQSVRETYFNFDSKNVLLQARHADYLTDLYSMQLGGNHQVGQRMEVNWSVSKARSEFKFNSPDNLDPHERGYPMVNFMQPMTYGNLSADGRKYMAMDAPDGIGDTGRYTLPYNQQAIAADKLKLNQIILSQNRNSETDLRGQIDIKYKAADNFELKFGTKYNNKNKIVNSSLLVWMPKSSLGIPGTPVTYLNQLEREAFQYKGGFMNPLGNPYNAVIIDQITNAQIDQMYNPATQNSLGLMQVSGKDSNSNITSSYRGTENVWAAYLMGTWKISDKLQVLGGFRNEYNDVTFWGKKVTSNKDSKTEDIKDNKTYNVVLPMVNMKWNISSDRILRLAYTRSFARPDFNDLNPGTIVNDITNTITQGNTKLDPTFSNNFDIMFENYFGKLDLITAGVFYKDITNLIYKDQSVVDLAGRAYTFTAPKNLEGAQLFGFEFGISKRFENLPGFLKNIGFEGNYTYISSKMNMPVYENGKQTGTMSTTIPNQAKHIFNTILFYETSKLMVRIAGNYKGNYVSEIRAAAGADHYQYFDKNFTVDLSTSYSLTKKIRLFIELNNILNEPNRFYMGTKDRVENISYSGMRGQLGFNFNF; from the coding sequence ATGTCACGAGAAAGACTTTTTTTAACAAAAGCAGCATTTTTTCTTCTTGGGCCATTGGCCTTTGCACAAACCACCGTACACGGAACTGTAGTAGACAGTCAGGGAAACCTTCCAAATGCCTTGGTTTACATTGAGAACAGCGCACAGAAGGTAACTTCCGATACTGATGGTTCTTTTGTTCTTAACAATGTTTATGACGGAAGTTATAAGCTTGTGGTAGAATATAAGGGATATGATAATGTTTATATTCCTTTCACCATTACGGATAAAAAGGAATTAGATCTTGGATTAATTAAATTCGGAGCCAAGTTTAAAGAAAACAATCTTCAGGAAGTAGTGGTTACCAGTGTGTATAAAGCATCACAGGCGAGAGCAATTACTATGAAGAAAAACTCCAACACGATTACAGAAGTACTGTCTGCCGATGCTATCGGGAAACTGCCGGATCGTAATGCCGCAGATGCTGTACAGCGTATGCAGGGTGTTTCCATTGAAAGAGATATGGGTGAAGGACGTTTTGTAGCGGTAAGGGGAACGCCTATACAATGGACCGCTTCCACTCTGAATGGTAACAGAATGCCGAGCGCCAGCGGTGACAATGCCAACCGTGGAATTCAGATGGATATTTTCCCTTCGGAACTTATTCAGAATGTACGTTTGTCTAAGGCCTTAACTCCAGATCTTGACGGAGATGCCATTGGTGGAAATGTGGATTTTATCACGAAAACTTCACCCAATAGAGAAACTCTGGCTATAAGTATGGCTACAGGCTATGTCAATATGTCCAAATCCCCTACTTACAATACATCCATTGTTTATGGAAATAAAATTACCGATAAGCTGAAATTCATTACCTCAGCAGTAATCTGGGAGCGTTCCACGGCTATTGACCAGATGAGGAATATTTATAACTATGGGCTGAAAGATAAAACAGCCTCCTACTCCATCAATCAGCTTCAGCTTCGCGATTACCTTGCGAACCGACGAACTTTGGGATTCAATTTAGGGTTGGATTATGAGATAGACAGCAGGAATAAATTATACGCCAAAGCATTATACAGCCAGTACAAAGACGGCCAGTCCGTAAGGGAAACCTATTTTAATTTTGACAGCAAAAATGTACTTCTTCAGGCACGTCATGCAGATTATCTTACAGATCTGTATTCTATGCAGCTGGGTGGTAATCATCAGGTGGGACAGCGTATGGAGGTCAATTGGTCCGTATCCAAGGCACGTTCTGAGTTTAAATTCAATTCTCCTGACAACCTTGATCCTCATGAAAGAGGTTATCCTATGGTCAACTTTATGCAGCCAATGACTTATGGAAATCTTTCTGCTGACGGAAGAAAATATATGGCAATGGACGCTCCGGACGGTATTGGCGATACCGGAAGATATACTCTGCCTTATAACCAGCAGGCTATTGCAGCGGATAAACTTAAATTGAATCAGATTATTTTAAGCCAGAACCGTAATAGCGAAACAGATCTCAGAGGGCAAATTGATATTAAATATAAAGCAGCCGATAATTTTGAGCTTAAATTCGGGACCAAATACAATAATAAGAACAAAATCGTCAACAGTTCTCTGCTTGTCTGGATGCCCAAATCATCATTAGGAATTCCCGGAACTCCGGTAACTTACCTGAATCAGCTTGAGCGTGAAGCTTTTCAGTATAAAGGAGGTTTCATGAATCCATTGGGGAATCCTTACAATGCGGTGATCATCGATCAGATTACCAATGCGCAGATTGATCAGATGTACAATCCTGCCACACAAAACAGTTTAGGATTGATGCAGGTGAGCGGTAAAGACAGCAACTCAAATATTACAAGTTCCTATAGAGGTACTGAAAATGTATGGGCGGCTTACCTGATGGGAACCTGGAAGATTTCGGACAAGCTTCAGGTATTGGGAGGTTTCAGAAATGAATATAATGACGTTACCTTCTGGGGCAAAAAAGTCACCTCTAATAAAGACAGTAAAACGGAAGATATTAAAGACAATAAAACTTACAATGTTGTACTTCCTATGGTAAATATGAAATGGAATATCAGCAGTGACAGAATCCTGAGACTTGCCTACACCCGATCTTTTGCAAGACCAGATTTTAACGATTTAAATCCCGGAACCATTGTCAATGACATTACCAACACCATTACTCAGGGAAATACCAAACTGGATCCTACGTTTTCAAATAATTTTGATATTATGTTTGAAAATTACTTTGGAAAACTGGATCTGATAACAGCCGGAGTATTCTATAAAGACATCACCAATCTTATCTACAAAGACCAGTCTGTAGTAGATCTGGCAGGAAGAGCGTATACTTTTACAGCCCCTAAAAACCTTGAAGGAGCCCAACTGTTCGGTTTTGAATTCGGGATCTCTAAACGTTTTGAAAACCTTCCCGGCTTTTTGAAAAATATCGGTTTTGAAGGGAACTATACTTATATCTCTTCCAAAATGAACATGCCGGTATACGAAAACGGCAAACAGACCGGAACAATGTCTACCACGATCCCTAATCAGGCCAAACATATTTTCAATACCATCCTATTCTATGAAACCAGCAAGCTGATGGTGCGTATTGCCGGAAACTACAAAGGAAATTATGTAAGCGAAATCAGAGCGGCTGCCGGTGCAGATCATTATCAGTATTTTGATAAAAACTTTACAGTAGACCTTTCCACTTCTTACAGCCTTACAAAGAAAATCCGTCTGTTTATAGAGCTTAACAATATTCTTAATGAACCCAACCGATTTTATATGGGCACGAAAGACCGGGTAGAAAATATTTCTTATTCAGGAATGCGTGGACAACTGGGATTCAATTTCAATTTTTAA